CCTCTTCGCCATATTTTTCTCTGGCTTCTTTCCCGTAAAGTCTTTCTTTTTCTTCTATCAGCTCTCGTTTAAAACCTTCAAATTTCTCTTTATCACTCATATTTCTTTCTTCTCCTTTCATGTCTGCAATGGTATTTTTTACAGTCTGAATTAAGGTAGAAATATGTTTTTCCTGTTCCATAAGAGCAATCAAATGTTCCTCAAGCGCTTGTGCCGCATCAAATTGGGGATTGCTGATAATCTCTTTAATCACATCCAATCCCAGATTTCTTTCCCGGTAAAATAAGATTTGTTGCAGCAGGTCCACCTGCTCCTGTTCATAGTAACGACAGCCCTGCTCATTTACTCTACTAGGCTTTAACAGACCTCTTTCATCATAATAACGAAGGGTTCTGGTACTGACCCCTGTAAGGTCTGCCAACTGTCTGATACTGTACTCCATATTTCTTCCTCCTTTTCTTACTGTACAATTACCATAACAGTTTCCGCTGCGTCAATGTCAAGGCTGTTTTTTCATTTTTTAATTCCATGTCTGAACAATATCTATAATTTCCCTTTCATACTCTCCGAATAAATCTTCATGTCGCCCCATATTTTTCACATTGGTTTCTGCTCCCCATATATCATCATCAAAAAATTCCCATACATGATAAGCAACTCCACGATATTCAAAATCAATACTTCCGCAACCATCTTCCTCAGAATAGGTAAAAGGAAATCTTTTTTCTTTTAAAAGGTTTTGCAACTTTTCTAATCTCATCGTTCTGTCTTCCTTCTCTTATGACTGACTGGAACATTTTTCTGCATCAATAGCCAGAACCAGCATCAATACATATAAAGCATTTTCTGGTCTGTCAATTTCCATGACATATGTATCCGCTAAAGAAAATACTTCTTTATTTACCAAGGCTACTGCCCTTCCAGTCTGATCCTGTATTTCATAATCCCATTCCCATACGTTTCCCTGCACGCTCCAGCCATTAAAATCAACAACAAATTTAGGCTTAAAAAAAGTAAACTCTTTCTGAACACACCCCAAATATTGTTCTCCCGCATAGAGTTCAAACTTAGGTAAAAATGTGAGCACTTTTTCTTTTACTGTACCTAAATATTGCCCATATTGATCCATAATTTTTAGACAATGTCCCCACGCTAATTCACCTTTTACTGTATACACTTTTTCTCCCTGCTCATTATAGATATCATAACTGTCAAGCCATGAAAATATCCTTTGTTTAAATAAAAGTTTCATATCGTCTCCTTTTGTTCATTAGTGACATTTACTCCATCCACAGCTTTTGCAAATATTACATCCTTCTTCAAAAACAAGGGATTCTCCGCACTCCGGACAATACATTTTATCTGTTTCTCCCCTTACCGGAACTGCTTTTGGTTTTGGAATTTTCTTGCCTTTCTCATCTTTTCCCGCTTTCTGACTTAATTCCTCCTGCATTTCTTTATACATATCCATTAAAGCATTTCCCACTGCCATTGGACAGCATGCACCTTTACTTGTATCCTTTCTAGTTACTCTACGAGCAGTATAAGACGGACAGGAACCACTGGAATTTAACTGATCTACAATAGTTTCAATATCAATTCCGCCTCTTGCACTGATAGAAATCATTCTGGAAAGACCAACCATAAAGTTATTACAGCCTCCGGTAGAACCTTTGCTTAAATATGTTTCCAAAAGTGCTCCTGTATGCGGGTCAAAAAGGGCAATACAGTGAAGACTTCCGCAGCCTGTAATCAGCTTTCTTTTCTTGCCTACCACATCGTCTGTGACAAGAATAATTTCTCCTCGTTTCAGTCCTTCTCCTGCTGTGATTTTCTTCGTTTCCTTTGTATTTAAAATTCCCACACGCTTGCAGCCGTCTCGGAAAATAGTAATTCCTTTTAACCCCTGCTCAAAGGCATATAAATAAAGATTTTCTGTTTCTTCCACAGTAAAGCCGGAAGGTACGTTTACCGTAGAGCTGATGGATGCGTCAATATGTCGCTGCCAGATGGACTGCATATCTATTCTCTGGTGATAGTCTAAAGTCATAGCCGTTACAAAATAGTCCGGCAAAAGTCTGTCATCCGAAACCTTGTGCTCCTCCATAAAATCTTTTACAATTTTTGTATAGACCTTATAATACACATCCTCTCCATGTAAGGACTCTGTTTTTCTCTCATAATAATTAGCATAAATCGGCTCAATTCCTCCTGAAATGCCCAGCATGGTAGACAAGGTTCCCGTAGGAGCAATGGTTAAAAGCTGAGAATTGCGAAGCCCGTATTTACGCACCAGCTCTTTTGTTCCCTCTGTTGTATTTGCCAGAAAATAAGGTGTTTCCATAATTTCCTCCACCTTACATTTTGGAAATGCACCCAATTCCTTGGCAAGTCTTGCGGAGGCTGCAATCGCTGTATCTGCCATGACAAAGCCTATTCTGTCACAGACAGAAACTGCATCTTCTTCTCCATACGTCAGTCCCAGCTTAATCAGTGCATCTGCAAGTCCCATAATTCCCAGTCCGATTTGACGCCACTGACTGACACTTTCTCGCTGCTCCGGAAGGGGATGCAAGGGCAGTCCTTCTTCCAACACTTCATTTAAAGCTCTTACAGATTCCTGTACACAATGCTTAAATTCTTCAAAGTCAAAATAGGCATTTTCTGTAAAAGGATTTTCTACAAAAGCAGAAAGGTTGATGCTTCCTAAAAGACAGCTTCCTCCTGCCGGCAAGGGCTCTTCTGCACAGGGATTTACGCCTGC
The DNA window shown above is from Blautia hansenii DSM 20583 and carries:
- a CDS encoding MerR family transcriptional regulator, with amino-acid sequence MEYSIRQLADLTGVSTRTLRYYDERGLLKPSRVNEQGCRYYEQEQVDLLQQILFYRERNLGLDVIKEIISNPQFDAAQALEEHLIALMEQEKHISTLIQTVKNTIADMKGEERNMSDKEKFEGFKRELIEEKERLYGKEAREKYGEEAVDEANQKIMGLSEADYERFKNLEKEVLRQLEEAVRNKELPESETGHRIVLLHKDWLGYTWKEYSAQAHKGLASMYIADERFLAYYDKNIKGCGEFLVKAVDYWAGR
- a CDS encoding LURP-one-related/scramblase family protein, with the protein product MKLLFKQRIFSWLDSYDIYNEQGEKVYTVKGELAWGHCLKIMDQYGQYLGTVKEKVLTFLPKFELYAGEQYLGCVQKEFTFFKPKFVVDFNGWSVQGNVWEWDYEIQDQTGRAVALVNKEVFSLADTYVMEIDRPENALYVLMLVLAIDAEKCSSQS
- a CDS encoding adenosylcobalamin-dependent ribonucleoside-diphosphate reductase, which translates into the protein MNVEEWLGSENRLGMDIWNKKYRNEEEDFESWITRISGGNEEIAKYIKEKKFLFGGRILSNRGLDKQGKKVTYSNCYVVEPPKDNIESIFDCAKKLARTYSYGGGCGVDISELSPRGAKINNAAKETSGAVSFMELYSLVTSLIGQNGRRGALMISIDCSHPDVPEFIELKTDLEKVNTANISVRIHEDFMEAVKKNEEYCLHYTREETGQVIERMVNARELFHRITETNWDYAEPGALFWDRITGWNLLSNTKEFSYAGVNPCAEEPLPAGGSCLLGSINLSAFVENPFTENAYFDFEEFKHCVQESVRALNEVLEEGLPLHPLPEQRESVSQWRQIGLGIMGLADALIKLGLTYGEEDAVSVCDRIGFVMADTAIAASARLAKELGAFPKCKVEEIMETPYFLANTTEGTKELVRKYGLRNSQLLTIAPTGTLSTMLGISGGIEPIYANYYERKTESLHGEDVYYKVYTKIVKDFMEEHKVSDDRLLPDYFVTAMTLDYHQRIDMQSIWQRHIDASISSTVNVPSGFTVEETENLYLYAFEQGLKGITIFRDGCKRVGILNTKETKKITAGEGLKRGEIILVTDDVVGKKRKLITGCGSLHCIALFDPHTGALLETYLSKGSTGGCNNFMVGLSRMISISARGGIDIETIVDQLNSSGSCPSYTARRVTRKDTSKGACCPMAVGNALMDMYKEMQEELSQKAGKDEKGKKIPKPKAVPVRGETDKMYCPECGESLVFEEGCNICKSCGWSKCH